A stretch of Garra rufa chromosome 11, GarRuf1.0, whole genome shotgun sequence DNA encodes these proteins:
- the rxylt1 gene encoding ribitol-5-phosphate xylosyltransferase 1 — protein MRFLRRKIAIIAVLAYAIFSLYAAYNVFFNKRVISRVHRVVKKGSAIIDNGRAGEEEWNPWEEDERANSLVQQKRRDAFRSYQDHAAKNRPKTYKVQIWGKAAIGLYLWEHILEGPLNPPDKSSQWREGEIQSGKINFSFYTGPAVVQGHVSLDTDSVVLVLNGREQQKISYSIQWLQHVQSLVQMHSVSRVAVVLLGNEQCNNDWISPYLKRHGGFVDLLFLVYDSPWVNDKDIFQWPLGVATYRHFPVVTLSGQMVKTARPYLCNFLGTMYKNSSRETLMGILKQKGMEKECLMHGREKWLPQETADTSRQYQMALAQSDLTLCPVGVNTECYRIYEACAYGSVPVVEDVLTPGACAVGNRSPLRLLKDAGAPFIFLKDWRELPAILEREREMSQKEKTERRMRLLEWYSGFRQQMKDKFTEVLEDVFFKIT, from the exons ATGAGATTTTTACGCAGGAAAATAGCGATTATAGCTGTTTTGGCGTATGCGATATTTTCGCTGTATGCTGCGTATAATGTGTTTTTCAACAAGAGGGTTATTTCTCGCGTTCATCGCGTGGTGAAAAAGGGCTCTGCGATTATAG ATAATGGAAGAGCAGGAGAGGAAGAGTGGAACCCATGGGAAGAGGATGAGCGGGCAAATTCCTTAGTTCAGCAAAAGCGGAGAGATGCTTTCAGATCGTACCAAGATCATGCAGCGAAGAACAGGCCAAAAACATATAAAGTTCAGATATGGGGCAAAGCAGCCATTG GACTGTATTTGTGGGAACATATTTTAGAAGGGCCTCTTAACCCACCGGATAAATCCAGCCAATGGAGAGAAGGAGAGATTCAGTCTGGGAAGATCAATTTCAG TTTCTACACAGGGCCAGCAGTGGTCCAAGGGCACGTTTCTCTCGACACAGACAGTGTGGTGCTGGTTTTGAATGGCCGTGAGCAGCAGAAAATCTCTTACTCCATCCAGTGGCTGCAACATGTCCAAAGTCTGGTGCAGATGCATTCTGTCTCTCGAGTTGCTGTTGTTCTTTTGGGCAACGAGCAGTGCAATAACGACTGGATCAGTCCTTACCTTAAGAGGCACGGCGGATTTGTGGACCTGCTCTTTCTTGTATACGACAGTCCTTGGGTCAATGATAAAGACATCTTCCAGTGGCCCCTGGGTGTTGCCAC ATACAGGCATTTCCCTGTTGTCACACTTAGCGGTCAGATGGTGAAAACTGCCAGACCATATCTCTGTAACTTTCTCGGGACTATGTACAAAAACTCCTCCAGGGAAACTCTCATGGGCATCCTAAAGCAGAAAGGCATGGAGAAAGAGTGCCTCATGCATGGTAGAGAGAA GTGGCTTCCTCAAGAGACGGCAGACACCTCCAGACAGTACCAGATGGCATTAGCACAAAGTGACCTCACTCTTTGTCCGGTGGGAGTGAACACGGAGTGCTACCGCATCTATGAAGCCTGTGCCTATGGCTCTGTGCCCGTGGTGGAGGACGTCCTGACTCCAGGGGCCTGTGCAGTTGGTAACCGGTCCCCGCTCCGACTGCTTAAAGATGCAGGAGCACCCTTCATCTTCCTTAAGGACTGGAGGGAGCTGCCTGCCATCCTGGAGAGGGAGCGAGAGATGAGCCAGAAAGAAAAAACAGAGAGAAGGATGAGACTGCTGGAGTGGTACAGTGGCTTTCGTCAGCAGATGAAGGACAAATTTACGGAGGTGTTGGAAGATGTCTTTTTCAAAATCACCTAG